One Phaseolus vulgaris cultivar G19833 chromosome 11, P. vulgaris v2.0, whole genome shotgun sequence genomic window carries:
- the LOC137821960 gene encoding germin-like protein subfamily 3 member 4 has product MTLKSFAHLLFMLFFVAFSNIQICLGDCENLQDTCPAVPPNQQTIFINGLQCKNPVNVTAQDFRTTKLSNAGSTDIFGASMKIVSAAEFGGLNTLGLSIGRTDLDGNGLVNFHYHPRATEMIFVTKGVLLAGFVDTNNQYFQKLIKVGDVFVFPKALFHFYLNTGFEEATIFSVYNSQNPGFVSLSPTTLDTTLESLDKIKRKLISLSASEAQDVNSFISPEMESIFS; this is encoded by the coding sequence ATGACATTGAAATCCTTTGCTCACCTTctctttatgttgttttttgTGGCCTTTTCCAACATCCAAATTTGCCTAGGAGACTGTGAGAATCTACAGGATACTTGTCCAGCAGTTCCACCCAATCAGCAGACCATATTCATCAATGGTCTACAATGCAAAAACCCAGTTAATGTAACAGCTCAAGATTTCAGGACCACAAAACTGAGCAATGCTGGCTCTACAGACATTTTTGGTGCATCTATGAAAATTGTGAGTGCTGCTGAGTTTGGTGGTCTGAATACTCTTGGCCTCTCCATTGGAAGAACTGATCTTGATGGGAATGGCCTGGTAAACTTCCACTATCATCCTAGAGCTACTGAGATGATCTTTGTTACCAAAGGTGTGTTGTTAGCTGGATTTGTTGATACCAACAACCAGTATTTCCAGAAGTTGATTAAAGTAGGTGATGTGTTTGTGTTCCCTAAGGCTTTGTTCCACTTCTATCTAAATACCGGTTTTGAAGAAGCCACTATCTTCTCAGTGTACAACAGCCAAAATCCTGGCTTTGTATCCCTTAGTCCTACAACTTTAGACACGACATTGGAATCATTAGACAAGATCAAGAGAAAACTCATCTCACTCTCTGCCTCTGAAGCTCAAGATGTAAACAGTTTCATATCTCCAGAAATGGAAAGCATTTTCAGCTAG